A region of Streptomyces sp. WMMC500 DNA encodes the following proteins:
- a CDS encoding succinate dehydrogenase iron-sulfur subunit: MATPVMDKVEAESPKPADTPYITATIRIRRFNPEVAAEAYWEDFQVEIDPKERVLDALHKIKWDMDGTLTFRRSCAHGICGSDAMRINGRNRLACKTLIKDIGPEEPITVEPIKGLTVQKDLIVDMEPFFQAYRDVMPFLVTHGNEPTRERLQSAEDRERFDDTTKCILCAACTSSCPVFWNDGQYFGPAAIVNAHRFIFDSRDEAGEQRLEILNDKDGVWRCRTTFNCTDACPRGIEVTKAIQEVKRALITRRF, translated from the coding sequence ATGGCAACACCCGTGATGGACAAAGTCGAGGCGGAATCCCCCAAGCCGGCAGACACCCCGTACATCACCGCGACGATCCGCATCCGCAGGTTCAACCCGGAGGTGGCGGCGGAGGCGTACTGGGAGGACTTCCAGGTCGAGATCGACCCCAAGGAGCGGGTCCTCGACGCGCTCCACAAGATCAAGTGGGACATGGACGGCACCCTGACCTTCCGCCGCTCCTGCGCCCACGGCATCTGCGGCTCCGACGCGATGCGCATCAACGGCCGCAACCGGCTGGCGTGCAAGACCCTGATCAAGGACATCGGGCCGGAGGAGCCCATCACCGTGGAGCCGATCAAGGGCCTGACGGTGCAGAAGGACCTGATCGTCGACATGGAGCCGTTCTTCCAGGCGTACCGCGACGTGATGCCGTTCCTGGTCACCCACGGCAACGAGCCGACCCGGGAGCGCCTGCAGTCGGCGGAGGACCGGGAGCGGTTCGACGACACGACGAAGTGCATCCTGTGCGCGGCGTGCACGAGTTCGTGCCCGGTGTTCTGGAACGACGGCCAGTACTTCGGCCCGGCGGCGATCGTCAACGCCCACCGCTTCATCTTCGACAGCAGGGACGAGGCGGGTGAGCAGCGCCTGGAGATCCTGAACGACAAGGACGGGGTGTGGCGCTGCCGGACCACGTTCAACTGCACGGACGCCTGCCCGCGGGGCATCGAGGTGACGAAGGCGATCCAGGAGGTCAAGCGGGCGCTGATCACGCGGCGCTTCTAG
- the sdhC gene encoding succinate dehydrogenase, cytochrome b556 subunit, producing the protein MPAGTLYRGREGMWSWVAHRVTGVLIFFFLFVHVLDTALVRVSPEAYDEVVSTYKTPVVALLEYGLVAAVLFHALNGLRVVAVDFWSKGVRLQRQLLWTVVGIWVVLMIGAIYPVLGHAAQDLFGS; encoded by the coding sequence GTGCCGGCAGGAACGCTCTACCGCGGCCGGGAAGGCATGTGGTCCTGGGTGGCGCACCGCGTCACCGGCGTCCTCATCTTCTTCTTCCTGTTCGTCCACGTCCTCGACACCGCCCTGGTGCGGGTGTCCCCCGAGGCGTACGACGAGGTGGTGTCCACGTACAAGACGCCGGTCGTGGCGCTGCTGGAGTACGGGCTCGTCGCCGCGGTCCTCTTCCACGCGCTCAACGGCCTGCGCGTCGTCGCCGTCGACTTCTGGTCGAAGGGCGTCCGGCTGCAGAGGCAACTGCTGTGGACCGTGGTCGGGATCTGGGTCGTGCTGATGATCGGGGCGATCTATCCGGTGCTCGGCCACGCCGCGCAAGACCTGTTCGGGAGCTGA
- a CDS encoding 2-oxo-4-hydroxy-4-carboxy-5-ureidoimidazoline decarboxylase → MRPRAPGTPPPPGAILPAPSPRATRAAAASGTSRAAEAADPVRLAAFNAAPAADAERALLGCLDDRDWARRLTAHRPYPDLGALLAAADEASYDLAPGAVAGALDGEATAPPPAAGTAERTALRAAHAAYESRFGHSFVLCLDGCPEDERLDHTLAALRTRLGNEPDEERLVAADELRRRARARLTRLLTQAAGTPRT, encoded by the coding sequence GTGCGCCCCCGCGCGCCGGGAACGCCACCACCCCCGGGAGCCATCCTGCCCGCACCCAGCCCCCGCGCCACCCGCGCAGCCGCAGCATCCGGCACGAGCCGTGCCGCCGAAGCGGCGGACCCCGTCCGCCTGGCCGCCTTCAACGCGGCCCCCGCCGCCGACGCCGAGCGCGCGCTCCTCGGCTGCCTCGACGACCGCGACTGGGCCCGCCGCCTCACCGCCCACCGCCCGTACCCCGACCTCGGCGCCCTCCTCGCCGCCGCCGACGAGGCCAGCTACGACCTCGCCCCCGGCGCCGTCGCGGGCGCGCTGGACGGCGAGGCCACCGCCCCGCCCCCGGCCGCGGGGACGGCGGAGCGCACGGCGCTGCGGGCGGCGCACGCCGCGTACGAGAGCCGCTTCGGCCACTCCTTCGTCCTCTGCCTCGACGGCTGCCCCGAGGACGAGCGCCTGGACCACACCCTGGCCGCCCTCCGCACCCGCCTCGGGAACGAGCCCGACGAGGAGCGCCTCGTGGCCGCCGACGAACTCCGCCGCCGGGCCCGCGCCCGCCTCACCCGCCTCCTCACCCAGGCCGCCGGGACGCCCCGTACGTGA
- a CDS encoding succinate dehydrogenase hydrophobic membrane anchor subunit, whose amino-acid sequence MTMATTDVELTASTAAYSAENPAPLIEAPRTRTPRTAGSTSRTRTNFELYGWVFMRLSGIVLAVLVVGHLLIQLVLDGGVSKVSFAFVAGRWASPFWQGWDLLMLWLAMLHGANGLRTVINDYAERDGTRFWLKMLLYAATVFTVLLGTLVIFTFDPNIR is encoded by the coding sequence ATGACCATGGCCACCACCGACGTCGAGCTGACCGCCTCCACCGCCGCGTACTCCGCCGAGAACCCCGCCCCGCTCATCGAGGCCCCCCGCACCCGCACCCCGCGCACCGCCGGGTCCACGTCCCGTACCCGCACCAACTTCGAGCTGTACGGCTGGGTGTTCATGCGGCTGTCGGGGATCGTGCTCGCGGTCCTCGTCGTGGGCCACCTGCTGATCCAGTTGGTGCTGGACGGCGGGGTCAGCAAGGTCAGCTTCGCCTTCGTCGCCGGCCGCTGGGCGTCCCCGTTCTGGCAGGGCTGGGACCTGCTCATGCTCTGGCTCGCGATGCTGCACGGCGCCAACGGGCTGCGCACGGTCATCAACGACTACGCCGAGCGCGACGGCACCCGCTTCTGGCTGAAGATGCTGCTGTACGCCGCCACGGTCTTCACCGTCCTCCTGGGCACGTTGGTGATCTTCACCTTCGACCCGAACATCCGCTGA
- the sdhA gene encoding succinate dehydrogenase flavoprotein subunit, with amino-acid sequence MQIHKYDTVIVGAGGAGMRAAIEATKRSRTAVLTKLYPTRSHTGAAQGGMAAALANVEEDNWEWHTFDTVKGGDYLVDQDAAEILAKEAIDAVLDLEKMGLPFNRTPQGRIDQRRFGGHSRNHGEAPVRRSCYAADRTGHMILQTLYQNCVKEGVEFFNEFYVLDQLITEDPETGLKRSAGVVAYDLATGEIHVFQAKAVVYASGGNGKFFKVTSNAHTLTGDGQASVFRRGLPLEDMEFFQFHPTGIWRMGILLTEGARGEGGILRNKDGERFMEKYAPVMKDLASRDVVSRAIYTEIREGRGCGPEGDHVYLDLTHLPPEQLDAKLPDITEFARTYLGIEPYTDPIPIQPTAHYAMGGIPTNVRGEVLADNTTVVPGLYAAGEVACVSVHGANRLGTNSLLDINVFGRRAGIAAAEYAATADHVELPEDPAAFVAGEVERLRDSAGKERVAELRRELQETMDKNVMVFRTEQTIKEAVEKLAELRARYKNVSIQDKGRRFNTDLLEAIELGNLLDLAEVMAISALARKESRGGHYREDYPNRDDVNFMRHTMAYREVGDDGTETVRLDYKPVVQTRYQPMERKY; translated from the coding sequence ATGCAGATCCACAAGTACGACACCGTGATCGTCGGCGCGGGCGGCGCCGGCATGCGCGCCGCCATCGAGGCGACGAAGCGCAGCCGCACCGCCGTGCTGACCAAGCTGTACCCGACGCGCTCCCACACCGGCGCCGCGCAGGGCGGGATGGCCGCCGCCCTCGCGAACGTCGAGGAGGACAACTGGGAGTGGCACACGTTCGACACGGTCAAGGGCGGTGACTACCTCGTCGACCAGGATGCCGCCGAGATCCTGGCGAAGGAGGCCATCGACGCGGTCCTCGACCTGGAGAAGATGGGCCTGCCGTTCAACCGCACCCCGCAGGGCCGCATCGACCAGCGCCGCTTCGGCGGCCACTCGCGCAACCACGGCGAGGCGCCGGTGCGCCGCTCCTGCTACGCCGCGGACCGCACCGGCCACATGATCCTCCAGACGCTCTACCAGAACTGCGTGAAGGAGGGCGTGGAGTTCTTCAACGAGTTCTACGTCCTCGACCAGCTCATCACCGAGGACCCCGAGACCGGGCTGAAGCGGTCGGCCGGCGTTGTCGCGTACGACCTGGCGACCGGCGAGATCCACGTCTTCCAGGCCAAGGCCGTCGTCTACGCCTCGGGCGGCAACGGCAAGTTCTTCAAGGTCACCTCCAACGCCCACACCCTCACCGGCGACGGGCAGGCGTCGGTGTTCCGGCGCGGGCTGCCGCTGGAGGACATGGAGTTCTTCCAGTTCCACCCGACCGGCATCTGGCGGATGGGCATCCTGCTCACCGAGGGCGCGCGCGGCGAGGGCGGCATCCTGCGCAACAAGGACGGCGAGCGCTTCATGGAGAAGTACGCGCCCGTCATGAAGGATCTCGCCTCCCGCGACGTCGTCTCCCGCGCGATCTACACCGAGATCCGCGAGGGCCGCGGCTGCGGCCCCGAGGGCGACCACGTCTACCTCGACCTCACGCACCTGCCGCCGGAGCAACTGGACGCGAAGCTGCCGGACATCACGGAGTTCGCCCGTACGTACCTGGGCATCGAGCCGTACACCGACCCGATCCCGATCCAGCCGACGGCGCACTACGCGATGGGCGGCATCCCCACCAACGTGCGCGGCGAGGTGCTGGCGGACAACACCACGGTCGTCCCCGGCCTGTACGCGGCCGGCGAGGTGGCCTGCGTCTCCGTGCACGGCGCCAACCGGCTGGGCACCAACTCGCTGCTCGACATCAACGTCTTCGGCCGCCGCGCGGGCATCGCCGCGGCGGAGTACGCGGCGACGGCCGACCACGTCGAACTGCCGGAGGACCCGGCGGCGTTCGTGGCCGGCGAGGTGGAGCGGCTGCGCGACTCGGCGGGCAAGGAGCGGGTGGCGGAGCTGCGGCGCGAGCTGCAGGAGACGATGGACAAGAACGTGATGGTCTTCCGCACGGAGCAGACCATCAAGGAAGCGGTCGAGAAGCTCGCGGAGCTGCGGGCGCGGTACAAGAACGTGAGCATCCAGGACAAGGGCCGGCGGTTCAACACCGACCTGCTGGAGGCGATCGAACTCGGCAACCTGCTCGACCTGGCCGAGGTCATGGCGATCTCCGCGCTCGCCCGCAAGGAGTCCAGGGGCGGGCACTACCGCGAGGACTACCCGAACCGCGACGACGTCAACTTCATGCGCCACACCATGGCGTACCGCGAGGTCGGCGACGACGGCACGGAGACCGTCCGGCTCGACTACAAGCCGGTCGTGCAGACCCGCTACCAGCCGATGGAGCGTAAGTACTGA